The genomic window CTAGCGGAGTCTGGATGGAGCGCCCTCATCATGGCCTCGCAGCCTCTCGACGTCGCGCATCGGCGGCTCACCGAAGAACCGCTTGTACTCCCGGCTGAACTGCGAGGGATCGTCGTAGCCGACCCGGTAGCCAGCGGTCGCAGCGTCTAACTCGCCGGCGACGAGTAGCCGACGGGCTTCTTGCAGCCTCAGCTGCTTCTGAAACTGCAGCGGGCTCATCGCGGTGACAGCCTTGAAGTGGTGGTGGAGGCCCGAAGTGCTCATCCCGAGCTGCCGGGCGAGGCCGGCGATACGGAGAGGCTTGTCGTAGCCCTTGCGGACGAGCTCGATCGCCTTGGCGATTCGGTGCGCGCGGC from Candidatus Eisenbacteria bacterium includes these protein-coding regions:
- a CDS encoding AraC family transcriptional regulator — encoded protein: KPRDYTALAPLAVREIVYRLALGEQGGRLRQIALSAGRAHRIAKAIELVRKGYDKPLRIAGLARQLGMSTSGLHHHFKAVTAMSPLQFQKQLRLQEARRLLVAGELDAATAGYRVGYDDPSQFSREYKRFFGEPPMRDVERLRGHDEGAPSRLR